AAGAATAGATGAGAAAATTACATCAGTTTATTCATACAAAATattgaaaaattaaagttaatttattttttttatgtaaaatCATTTATAGATAAACTTAGTATCTCCAGAATAACCCTAATTACCTGATAGTATAAGTATTCAGAAACAGTATTGAGTTAACTATGCTTATTGCTCCAACATCTAAGCATGGGATTTGTCCATATTGACAGCTTGAGGAATTGTGTGCAACAAAAGTAAATATGCCTTCCCATTATTTATTTAGTACTTAAAATTGTATGAATTAATGGAGACATTTGAACTAGCTTACATTTTTCCAGTCCTAGTTGGAAGTCTTAATGCATGGGCTTTTCCAGCTCACAGGCCTGTTGACATGTCCAAATTCCTTGCCAGGGCTTCTCTAATTTTCCCAAGCCCAATTTCACAAATCAACTGCATAACCCCAACAATCTGTTATCaatgagctaagaatccaattaGACAGCACAGATCATGATTTCATTGATACTGGAATTGGTGTATGATGGTTCAAATGTTGGCAACATTATGTTGTCCTTCTAGTCACTGTAGTGCCACCTTGGAGACAAAATACCATTAGTTGTTTATGTAATAATGTTGGGATAATTACAGATCTAATTTACAAAATAGCTAACAAATGTATAAGttttgtatatttaagtatatacaatacatataatatacatatattatatgtacAGTTACAATCAGTGCatatattctgtatatttggGCTACTATTGGTAATGAAGTTTGACCCAAGGGCCATAAACGAAAGAATCCCAATATTAATGTTTCAGTTGGACAACCAATGGAAATTCGAACAGTTTTCCTTAACATGAAGAGGCAAAGCCCTCACGGTGCCACACAGAATAAAAGTATTGAATCCACttcctcttcattttttttaaaattaaattaaactaaAGTTGAATGTGTAGTACTCAATAAACTGATGAAAAGCCAAGTTTCATAATCTGGACTACTTCTTTTGGGTCTAATATGCCAAAGGCCCAAAGTTAGTACAGCAAGGACCGTGATATTATCCTTGCACTGGACTTGTGCTATCTATACATAATGGATCAAGTGAAATGCTGAGCgagcatttatatatatttaattatatATCTAAATAACTTGAACTTGAACTTAGGCGCGGGCCGGGTCGGATCTTTAAAAAAGATTttattgaacaatttttttttatttatttaaaatttgaatttaatATTTAACTTTTAAATTTAACAAAACATTGTGTCTATTCAGAAAAGGAGCGTTTCTTCAGGATAGTCTCCTTCTAAACTTCTATAAATACGGACTCATCCCATAAGAAGCGATATAATTTACATGTACGATCAAAAGCTTTGTTATATCCTGATAGAGATTTGCTTGTAATCCCTAAAGAATATACAGGCATAAACTCTTGAAAGATAGTGATTTTTCACGCCTCAAAGCCTttaattttctatttttcttttctaatttttCTAACAATTTTCAAGAGTTTATTTGCTATGGACAAATTATTGTCTGCTGTTGAGAATCCAAAAGAACTAATCAAACTAGATAGTTTTGATGGATCGAATTTCACTCGCTGGAAGGACAAGATGATTTTCTTACTCACTGCGCTGAAAATATTTTATGTCCTTGATCCATCGCTGCCTGCACCACCCGAACCTACCCCAGAAGATACTGATGCGACCAAAGCAGAGAGGAAGAAACGAGAAGAAGATGAACTGCTCTGTCGAGGTCATATTCTGAATACTTTGACTGATCGGTTGTATGATTTGTACTCCAATCTGAAATCTCCAAGGGAAATCTGGACGGCGTTGCAGACTGCTTATGAAAACGAGAAGCGAGGTATCGATAAATTCCTATCCTTACAGTATTTTGAATTTAAGATGATAGATACAAAGCCTATAATGGATCAGATTCATGAATTACAAATCTTGGTATCAAAACTAAGCGATCTTGAAGTGAAAATTCCTGATGCACTTCAAATAGGTGCAATCCTTTTTAACCCCTTTTTACATGTATTTCAGTCACGTATGACTGAGGTGCAGACATacatgaaaaaattatttttgacaAAAAAGATTAAGACACATAACTGAAATTTTAGCCTATTTTTACATGTACTTTAGTCACGTACGACTCAAGGTCAGGCATACATGAAAAAATTCAGATATACATGACTGAAATTTTAATCAATTTTTACACGCATCTCAGAAAAAATGTCTGAAATTTGCCTTGGCAAGCCATACCAAATATCAGGTAAAAACGTCTGATGTTTGGCCTTCACAAGACCACAATATCAGACGCGTTATGAAGTTTCCAAGCGTCAGGCGCGAAGTGGATAcacgtgcaaaaaaaaaaaaactaggtagGTATTACTTAAATGGCGCGACCAAAATAGGGTATTTGTGCACTTCGGCCTCAAAAGCTAGCTCACGAAGGGAGGATTAGCAAGACCATATGAGGAGACTAAATTTCCATTCCTTAGCCGATGCGGTAGTCTACACCCCCAAGCATGCCCAGGACTGAACATCTAGAGCATGGACAATATAAGATGGGGGCCCAACAT
Above is a genomic segment from Lycium barbarum isolate Lr01 chromosome 12, ASM1917538v2, whole genome shotgun sequence containing:
- the LOC132623715 gene encoding uncharacterized protein LOC132623715, whose translation is MDKLLSAVENPKELIKLDSFDGSNFTRWKDKMIFLLTALKIFYVLDPSLPAPPEPTPEDTDATKAERKKREEDELLCRGHILNTLTDRLYDLYSNLKSPREIWTALQTAYENEKRERVEWFSHAVLGV